The Cervus canadensis isolate Bull #8, Minnesota chromosome 20, ASM1932006v1, whole genome shotgun sequence genome segment TTAACATTAAGTTTTCTATCCATTCTCAGGCTGCTGACCATAAAGGCAaagttttcagtattttataagACACAAATCTTACATATGCCAGTTTTCTTTTAAGACTAAGATAAACTCTTCTTTGTGTTAGAATGAAATTAATTTAAGTCCGTGTAATATTGCTTATCTAATCTCTATCAGCTTATTTGTCCAGTtgtgtttttaattaataaacaaCTTAATTGTTACTTTTGCATATAGTTTGCTTGGGAAGTAATATTTTAGACCACAttgattttataagaaaaaaattcaatagacCCATTATGATTTTCTTATAGCATAATTAGTCTTCTAAATTTCTAGATCAGTCCACAgtgaaaataacttttctttgaaaTGAGTAATTAAGTCCTAAACTATGGAAACCTtttgattttaaacaaaaatattcttttttctgagCCAGGTTATATGTGGTTGTTTCTCAGAACTCCACCTCTGCTTCCTACTTATTTCTAGTTTGATTTGGACTAAAATTCCAATTAAACTATTTAAatcaattaattatttaaatttaattgaattaatATTGATTAcgatttttctgtcttcattgaaaaacaaatatactgattaaaatttcaaatattctaaaaaaaaaaaatttcaaatattcttaACTACACACCTCATAATTGATTTTATGTATAGTCCTCTGTTCTCAGAAAGAttgaacctttaaaaaaaaatgaaccttgcATTATTACAATGTTATTCTCTTTTGCACAGTATACAGTGCAAAAGTATACTGTATAGTTAAACTTGATAACTTCTGAAATCCAGCTGTTAGTGATTAAGGCATACCCCAGTTCactatgaccaaaaaaaaaaggatggggaaAACAGTACCCCCTAATACTCTGAAGCCTGCTGTACTCTTCCTGGGTTGTCAGAATGGGATGCTGGCGCTGCTTCTTTTTCTTGACCTGAGAGTCTTTCTTAATTGTATTTGAGCATCCACTTCAGTCATTTGGAGTTGACATTTGAGGTAAAGCCTAACTGCTATccctatattttcttatattcgttgatgtattttataatcttttttaaagtcactttttCAAATTAGTCTTAGAGCTAAATTTGTATGAGGTATAGATATTATAATGAAGATAAACTGTATACATTGATCACCTTCATTTTTTACCACAGGACCTACCAGATAGTATTCAAGTAGGTGGTAGGATATCACCTCAGACAGTTTGGGATTATGTGGAAAAAATTAAAGCCTCAGGAACCAAGGTGAGGAGAACTTTTTTCTCTCTACCagtatgtaaaaatatttgaaaagtaaacCACTGAGATTTCTATGCAAGGTCCCCTAGGGTGGACCTAAATTGACATAATATGCCATTGGCTAAGGCTCAAAGCCATTATTCCTTTagttttttatcttttcctgcTTTTGATATGCTGTCTCTGATTTCTATCATTGTTTTAAAAGGAATGTTATAGAATAAGTATTGAGATTCATTCTGGAATGTTGCCTTGCTTTGATTATAGACATTTGTTTTGGTTGGGGCACAGGCTAAGCTGTTGGGACAGAGATCCTAAAATACAGTGgctcaaaaaataaacttttcctgTTACATTAGGTAGGTCTGTAGTTCAGTCTTGCAGTTGTTAGATTATTCATGGATTGGGCTcttctgtcttactgtttttAAGACTGTGGCCCTTAGCAGTCAGTCAAAGTCAAAGCTGATTTATCAGCTCCAAGTggggaaaacaagagaaatggcTGTTGAGTTGTTTTAAAAGCAAGAGCTGGAatgtgtggttttcttttcacttcctcCAACTGCTTATACACTGTTAGGAGGCTGGGAATTGTGATCTCTGTTGGATGGCCATGTGCCCAACTGAAGGTTAAGAGGGCTCTCTAGTAGGAAATGAGGAGGATAGATATTGGGATATAGTTAATAGCCTTTAtagcaatatttctctttttcttttatctctgtATCTTCTATCATTTCTTTAACTCATAGAACACTGCTACACAGGAATATTTAATCATTAGAAGAAATCATTTTTCTCTCCAAGGATGTTAATACTCAGCATGTTACAGACATTCAAAAAATATATCTTGAATAAAcgaacattaatttttttctcttatgatcAGAAGTCTTTAGTAAGGTTAGTAAAAATTCAAGATGGATTTTCTtcagctgaaaatatttttttttcccaatatagATTGTAGAATTTAAACTAATACAGTGTTAGAATACAGATAAAACTTTGAAGCACTGtaagaaaagttttatttatttgctttcactttcttatgATAGTGGAAATCAGGAAAGTGTTGGGAAGTATTACTCTTGGACATTTGAGGAATTGCTCTTCATCTGCCCCCCAGATGTGGTATTTATTACCACAAATATGGCATAGTGTGCCTCCATCTAGAACTGACCAAGACACTGTCACAGTTGTTGCCTCCAGATAAAAGCATTCGAGGTGACAGATCTAAGAGGTGGAGTTTTAGTCCAGCTCACTGGCTCTCCTCCTGGGGTCTTGCATCAGTTTAGGCTTTGTGGTTCACCTGGCTCTCCACTTCTTGATTGTATACTTTCATGAAAAaatatctgtttttcattctacCAAATTAACACCAaattgggactttttttttttttaatctgaaacaaAGCCAAGAACTCAGAGGCAAGCAAGTAAGTTTCTGAGTAAGccaaatgattttataaaatttatggcCTATGTGTATTTGAGGTCATTTCACTCAGCCCCCTTTATTCATAGATTCAGTTCCTCTAAGTTGGATTATCAGTGAACTTGTGCATTTCTCTGTGTTTGTACATAGTGGGGCAGTGGTGGCTGCTATTAATTTGCAGTGTGCTGAGAATATAGACAGCTCTCTGTAGAAGTTATAACATTGGAAATCAGGACATAGTATAGATATCAAGACATGTGGCTTTAAATATCTTCTTTGCCACTGATAAGTGTGTCACCTTGAACAAATTGATTACTTTAGGACTGAGTTTCTGTGAAACACTTTCAGATAAAAAAGATCCACCTGTGGATCAGCAAAGATCTTTCCCTAAAAGTTGTTTCCTTATAGTATTCACATCTGCATTTAAGTTGGTAAGCCATGTTATTACTTGGTAAGTGTCAGAAAACTCAATAGATTATTATAATTGAGAATGGTATTTAAAACCAAGCTACTGTTTaaggttattatttttattatttgttattttcttgaaTAGGAGATTTGTGTGGTTCGCTTCACACCTGTGACTGAAGAAGATCAAATTTCTTATACTTTGCTGTTTGCATACTTCAGTAGCAGGAAGCGCTATGGAGTGGCCGCTAACAAcatgaagcaggtcaaagacaTGTACCTCATCCCTCTGGGTGCCACGGATAAAATCCCACACCCTCTCGTGCCCTTTGATGGACCTGGTAGGTATCTGTTTAATTAGTAGAATATGAATGAAATGGGGTGAGACGGCCCGAGTGGGAAAGCTGAGCCTGCTTTCCTTCTTGGGACTTGGCCCTCAGAATCTGCCCAGACAGGAACAGGCACTTGTTTAGGAGACTGTAGTAAGCAAAATTTTACTGTTTATTATAGTGATTGAAAATGACTCTTGATTGATGTTTTTGATTTTGTACAGGCCTTGAATTGCATAGACCTAATCTGTTGTTGGGCTTAATTATTCGTCAAAAACTGAAGCGGCAGCATAGTGCCAGTGGTGGTGCTGGTCACACAGCTGAGATGTCTGAAAGCGTACCAGTAACATTGCCGCCTGATAAAAAAAGTAAGATAGAAGTTTCCAcagagggagcagcagaggaagaaaatgacttttttaattcttttacaacCGTATTGCATAAACAGAGAAATAAGCCTCAGCAGACTCTTCAGGAAGACTTTCCAACAGTCATTGAACCTTTATTGGAAGTCACCAAACAGGAACCACCAAAACCTTTAAGATTCCTTCCTGGGGTCTTAATTGGCTGGGAAAATCAACCTTCTACTCTGGAATTGGCAAATAAACCTCTTCCTGTGGATGATATTCTTCAGAGCCTTTTGGGCACCACTGGTCAAACATACGAACAAGCTCAGTTAGGGACAGAACAAAATACTCTTAAAGAAATTCCATTTATAAATGAGCAAGCTAATCCAAAAGCAGGGACGATAGATACAGGAGAAGCAACTGATGGTGAAGCGAAGGAAGTGAAAGTTAAAGGAGATAACCCTTCAGAACTGACAGATAAtgtggtgggaggagaagaggcgTCCGCCCTGGGGGTCTCTTCCGCTTCTGCTGGGCCTGTGACAAGTCTTAGTCTCAGAGGTAAACCACCAGACGTTTCTACAGAAGCATTCCTAACAAATCTATCGATTCAGTCAAAACAGGAGGATACTGTGGAGAGTAAAGAGAGAGTGTTAAAAAAACAGCTGCTACAAGATCAAGAGAATAATGTGCAAGATAACAGGACTTCAAATACTAGTCCTCCCTGTAGGTCTAGTGTAGGGAGAGGAAACGTAGATGGTAATGTGAGTTGCAGTGAAAATGCTGTTACTAACACAACAAGGGCCCCGCAGTTTATCAACCTGAAAAGGGATCCTCGGCAAGCAGCTGGAAGAAGTCAGCAGGTGACTGCTCCGgaaaacagagaaggagaaggctGCCGTCATGGAGAGAAACCGCCTCTTCCTGGCCCATCGCACTTAACTGAGCAGAGCAGCGTGGAGGAGAAGATGCCATCTGTAGAGAAAAGCTCTTGTGTTCAGCAGAGTGACGATTCAGGGGCTGTACAAGACTCGCCATCGGTAGAAAACATACAGTCTTCTCAAGTGGAGCAAGCAAAACCCTTACAGGAGATTTTAATGCAAAATATTGAAACTGTGCACCCATTTCGAAGaggatcagcagcagcagcatctcattTTGAGGCTGGAAACACATGTCAATCCGAATTTCCTTCTAAAAGCATCAGTTTCACTTCCAGAAGCACCAGCCCCAGAACAGGTGCAAACTTTTCACCCATAAGACCGCAGCAACCCAGCCTTCAGCATCTGAAGTCTAGCCCACCTGGGTTTCCATTTCCAGGACCTCCTAATTTCCCCCCACAAAGCATGTTTGGATTTCCGCCACATTTGCCACCCCCATTACTTCCCCCTCCAGGCTTTGGCTTTGCCCCAAATCCCTTGGTTCCCTGGCCACCTGTTGTTCATCTGACCGGCCAGCCGCAGCGTGTGATGGGTCCCCTCTCACAAGCGTCAAGGTATCTGGGCCCACAGAATTTTTACCAAGTCAAAGACATTCGGAGGCCGGAACGGCGCCATAGTGACCCTTGGGGTAGGCAAGACCAGCAGCAAGTGGACAGACCATTTAACAGGGGTAAGGGGGATCGTCAGAGGTTTTACAGTGACTCACACCACCTGAGAAGAGAGCGCCACGAGAAGGAGTGGGAGCAGGAACCTGAAAGGCACAGGCGCAGAGACAGAGCCCAGGACAAGGACAGAGACAGGAAGGGCAGAGACGAGGGGCATAAGGATAAAGAGCGGGCGCGGCCGCCTCACGGGGAGCGAGGGGCGGACGGCAGGGCGGGCAGGGAGAGCAGGAGTGCAGACAGGAAGGCCGACAAGCCGAAGGGCGAGGACGCGGAGAAGGAGCGGGAGAAGAGCAAGCACAGAGATGGCGAGAAGGACCGGGAGCGGCACCACAGAGACAGGGACCACGCCGAGAGAGCCAGGAGCAAGAGGTGAGGCGGCTGCGGGGCGCTCAGCGACTGTCCCTGTCGCGTCTGAACCTGCGTGACTGCCTGCTCGGACCGTGCCGTCCTTTCAGTTTCTAATATTGGTGGTTTGCAGAAGAATAAATTGTGTGTGTTGGTGCAGAGTGCTCTGTGCCAGTGCTCATCATCCCTTCTTCATACCAACAGCCCTAGTTACaggaatttaatatttttaaaaatttacattgcTGTATATTCAAagatttgttttattaatatgcAATAAAGGCttagaaattttagttttattccttAATTGGTAAATATGCTTA includes the following:
- the PHF3 gene encoding PHD finger protein 3 isoform X10, whose product is MVGCGRCDDWFHGDCVGLSLSQAQQMGEEDKEYVCVKCCAEEDKKTEIADPDILGNQAKVEIHSEDKAMEYEKLGLPKHTTANDKTKYVDDTVKHKVKILKRESGEGKNSSECRDSEIKKWQLAPFRKMGQPVLPRRSSEEKSEKMTKESTTVICTGEKASKPGAHEKQEIKKKKTEKGLPGVHPIAVPASKPSTDQIRQSVRHSLKDILMKRLTDSNLKVPEEKAAKVATKIEKELFSFFRDTDAKYKNKYRSLMFNLKDPKNNILFKKVLKGEVTPDHLIRMSPEELASKELAAWRRRENRHTIEMIEKEQREVERRPITKITHKGEIEIESDAPMKEQEAAMEIQEPTASKSMEKTEGSEKQKGEIDSMSKDTTGQHRQHLFDLNCKICIGRMAPPVDDLSPKKVKVVVGVSRKHSDNEAESIADALSSTSNILASEFFEEEKQESPKSTFSPAPRPEMPGTVEVECTFLARLNFIWKGFINMPSVAKFVTKAYPVSGSPEYLTEDLPDSIQVGGRISPQTVWDYVEKIKASGTKEICVVRFTPVTEEDQISYTLLFAYFSSRKRYGVAANNMKQVKDMYLIPLGATDKIPHPLVPFDGPGLELHRPNLLLGLIIRQKLKRQHSASGGAGHTAEMSESVPVTLPPDKKSKIEVSTEGAAEEENDFFNSFTTVLHKQRNKPQQTLQEDFPTVIEPLLEVTKQEPPKPLRFLPGVLIGWENQPSTLELANKPLPVDDILQSLLGTTGQTYEQAQLGTEQNTLKEIPFINEQANPKAGTIDTGEATDGEAKEVKVKGDNPSELTDNVVGGEEASALGVSSASAGPVTSLSLRGKPPDVSTEAFLTNLSIQSKQEDTVESKERVLKKQLLQDQENNVQDNRTSNTSPPCRSSVGRGNVDGNVSCSENAVTNTTRAPQFINLKRDPRQAAGRSQQVTAPENREGEGCRHGEKPPLPGPSHLTEQSSVEEKMPSVEKSSCVQQSDDSGAVQDSPSVENIQSSQVEQAKPLQEILMQNIETVHPFRRGSAAAASHFEAGNTCQSEFPSKSISFTSRSTSPRTGANFSPIRPQQPSLQHLKSSPPGFPFPGPPNFPPQSMFGFPPHLPPPLLPPPGFGFAPNPLVPWPPVVHLTGQPQRVMGPLSQASRYLGPQNFYQVKDIRRPERRHSDPWGRQDQQQVDRPFNRGKGDRQRFYSDSHHLRRERHEKEWEQEPERHRRRDRAQDKDRDRKGRDEGHKDKERARPPHGERGADGRAGRESRSADRKADKPKGEDAEKEREKSKHRDGEKDRERHHRDRDHAERARSKR